The following are encoded together in the Weissella soli genome:
- a CDS encoding ABC transporter permease codes for MIKYILKRLAIIVVTLIIIITATFFLMKLMPGSPLANAERLSTSQRKLIEAQYGLDRPMIVQYLSYLWNAFHFNFGVSFQYANQQVSTLIAQRMGPSAQLGVQALIFGVIFGIGLGSAAAVRRNTKTDTALSILAVLGISIPSFVVAALLQYYVGLKLNWLPIAGWKGFASTILPTIALGLSPLAISARFIRTEMVDVLGSDYIELARAKGLSKSEVIFKHALRNSLIPVVTLIGPMAVNLMTGSIVIEQIFSIPGIGQQFVSSILTNDYQIIMGTTIVYAMMLMVVLLITDILYGLIDPRIRLS; via the coding sequence ATGATCAAATATATCTTGAAACGTCTTGCAATCATCGTTGTAACGTTGATCATTATCATCACGGCGACATTCTTTTTGATGAAATTGATGCCAGGCTCACCGCTTGCCAATGCAGAACGTTTGTCAACTTCACAACGTAAACTAATCGAGGCTCAGTATGGTCTGGATCGACCAATGATCGTGCAATACTTGAGCTACCTCTGGAATGCGTTTCATTTCAACTTTGGAGTTTCCTTCCAATATGCTAATCAACAAGTATCAACGTTGATTGCACAACGGATGGGACCTTCAGCGCAACTAGGTGTGCAAGCTTTGATTTTCGGAGTTATCTTTGGAATCGGCCTTGGATCAGCTGCGGCGGTTCGTCGTAACACAAAGACTGACACGGCTTTGTCAATCTTAGCGGTCCTTGGAATTTCAATTCCCTCATTCGTGGTGGCTGCTTTGCTACAATACTATGTTGGGTTGAAGTTAAACTGGTTGCCAATTGCTGGTTGGAAGGGGTTCGCCTCAACTATTTTGCCAACCATCGCCTTGGGCTTGAGCCCATTGGCTATCTCAGCCCGTTTCATTCGCACTGAAATGGTTGATGTTTTGGGGTCTGATTATATCGAATTGGCCCGTGCTAAAGGTTTGTCAAAGAGTGAGGTTATCTTCAAACACGCCTTACGTAATTCATTGATTCCAGTGGTGACGTTGATCGGCCCAATGGCAGTTAACTTGATGACTGGTTCAATCGTTATCGAGCAAATCTTCTCAATTCCTGGAATCGGACAGCAATTCGTTTCTTCAATTTTGACGAATGACTATCAAATTATCATGGGAACCACAATTGTCTACGCCATGATGTTGATGGTAGTGTTGTTGATTACGGACATCTTATATGGATTAATCGATCCACGTATCCGTTTGTCATAG
- a CDS encoding peptide ABC transporter substrate-binding protein, whose protein sequence is MNKMVKTSALLSTAVILGSSFAVVPASAATYKTIKWSESADLTTMDPSAATDTVAFDALQATGEGLYRSGKNGKPALALAKSVTKSDDGLTYTFKLRSGLKWADGSSLTAQDFVYGWQRTNNPKTASQYAYLFSGIKNADAIQAGKETDLSKLGVEAKDDTTLVVTLEKQMPQLASVLTMAPFYPQSKTFNEKAGKKLGTAAKYSLSNGPFILKGWNGSNSKYSFVKNPNYWDASAVKSKKITVQTIKDQNTGYNLFKGGKLDYTTLSSDQVKASKKNKNYVNYPQASSFYLDFGRKQVSAFKNLKIRQAFSYAIDRQTFADKILTGSGKAAYSFTSAGLAKDPNTGKDFAKSARVKGAISYDKKKAAKLWKQGLKQVSTAEAKRVKNITILTDDTDGAKKSAQFLQSQLQNNLKGLKVSIKTVPFKQRLSLSQSKKFDVVISAWGADYADPSTFLDLFKSDSSFNNGGWANAAYDKAETKATTTDAGNDKARYADYKEAEQIIEKEVGVAPLYYQSYPTLTSNKVKGVIAHSVGAKFDWKYAYKK, encoded by the coding sequence ATGAACAAGATGGTTAAGACATCTGCATTGCTTTCAACAGCAGTGATCTTGGGATCAAGCTTCGCTGTTGTACCAGCATCTGCTGCTACATACAAGACAATCAAGTGGTCAGAATCAGCTGATTTGACTACGATGGATCCTTCAGCTGCAACAGATACGGTTGCTTTTGATGCGTTGCAAGCTACTGGTGAAGGATTGTACCGTAGCGGTAAGAATGGTAAGCCTGCTTTGGCATTGGCTAAGTCTGTTACTAAGTCAGACGATGGTTTGACTTATACTTTCAAGTTGCGTTCAGGTTTGAAGTGGGCGGACGGTTCATCATTGACTGCCCAAGACTTCGTTTACGGCTGGCAACGTACGAACAACCCTAAGACAGCATCACAATACGCATACTTATTCTCAGGAATTAAGAATGCTGATGCTATCCAAGCTGGTAAGGAAACTGATTTGTCAAAGTTGGGCGTTGAAGCCAAGGATGACACAACTCTTGTTGTCACTTTGGAAAAGCAAATGCCACAATTGGCCTCTGTTTTGACAATGGCACCTTTCTACCCACAATCAAAGACGTTCAATGAAAAAGCTGGTAAGAAGTTGGGCACGGCTGCCAAGTATTCATTGTCAAACGGACCTTTCATTTTGAAGGGTTGGAACGGGTCTAACTCAAAGTACTCATTCGTAAAGAATCCTAACTACTGGGATGCCTCAGCAGTGAAGTCAAAGAAGATCACTGTGCAAACGATCAAGGATCAAAACACAGGTTACAACTTGTTCAAGGGTGGTAAGTTGGATTACACGACTTTGTCATCAGACCAAGTGAAGGCTTCAAAGAAGAACAAGAACTACGTTAACTACCCACAAGCTTCATCATTCTACTTGGACTTTGGGCGTAAGCAAGTGTCTGCTTTCAAGAACCTAAAGATTCGCCAAGCCTTCTCATATGCGATTGATCGTCAGACATTTGCTGACAAGATCTTGACTGGTTCTGGAAAGGCAGCTTACTCATTCACTTCAGCTGGATTGGCTAAGGATCCAAACACTGGTAAGGACTTTGCTAAGTCAGCTCGTGTCAAGGGTGCCATCTCATATGACAAGAAGAAGGCTGCTAAGTTGTGGAAGCAAGGGTTGAAGCAAGTTTCAACTGCTGAAGCAAAGCGCGTTAAGAACATCACGATTTTGACTGATGACACTGATGGTGCAAAGAAGTCAGCACAATTCTTACAATCACAATTGCAAAACAACTTGAAGGGCTTGAAGGTCTCAATCAAGACGGTACCATTCAAGCAACGTTTGAGCTTATCACAATCAAAGAAGTTTGACGTGGTTATCTCAGCTTGGGGTGCGGACTACGCTGACCCATCAACGTTCTTGGACTTGTTCAAGTCTGACTCATCATTTAACAATGGTGGTTGGGCAAACGCTGCCTATGACAAGGCAGAAACTAAGGCAACAACTACTGACGCTGGTAATGACAAGGCTCGTTATGCTGACTACAAGGAAGCTGAGCAAATCATTGAGAAGGAAGTCGGTGTTGCACCACTTTACTACCAATCATACCCAACTTTGACTAGCAATAAGGTTAAGGGTGTAATCGCACACTCAGTTGGTGCTAAGTTCGACTGGAAGTACGCTTACAAGAAGTAA